A region from the Flavobacterium enshiense genome encodes:
- the dapF gene encoding diaminopimelate epimerase, protein MNYIFYKYQGTGNDFVMIDNRDLHFPKNDTKLVEKLCDRRFGIGADGLILLENDASTDFRMVYYNSDGNESSMCGNGGRCLVAFAKQLGIIDNETTFIATDGLHYATINEEGIVSLQMKDVDEVQEHENHVFLNTGSPHHVQMVEDLHIFDVQNEGAKIRYGSLYGKAGSNVNFVSQTSENTFRLRTYERGVEGETLSCGTGATAVAIAMKSTGKTNSSLIELQVEGGILEVSFVEKNGFFTHVFLKGPANFVFKGEVSVG, encoded by the coding sequence ATGAATTACATATTTTACAAATATCAAGGAACGGGTAATGATTTTGTCATGATTGATAATCGTGATTTACATTTCCCCAAAAATGATACCAAATTAGTCGAAAAATTATGCGACAGACGATTTGGCATAGGTGCCGACGGACTTATTTTATTAGAGAATGATGCGTCGACTGATTTTAGAATGGTTTATTATAATTCCGATGGAAATGAGAGCTCAATGTGTGGAAACGGTGGGCGATGTCTGGTGGCTTTTGCCAAACAACTCGGAATTATTGATAACGAAACTACGTTCATAGCTACCGACGGTCTTCATTATGCGACTATTAATGAAGAAGGTATTGTTTCGCTTCAAATGAAAGATGTGGATGAGGTTCAGGAGCATGAAAATCACGTTTTCTTAAATACTGGATCGCCGCATCACGTTCAGATGGTGGAAGATTTGCATATTTTCGACGTTCAGAACGAAGGTGCTAAAATCCGATATGGGTCATTGTACGGAAAGGCGGGGAGCAATGTGAACTTTGTTTCGCAAACCAGTGAAAACACCTTTAGATTGCGTACTTACGAGCGTGGTGTAGAAGGTGAAACCTTGTCATGTGGTACTGGGGCCACTGCGGTGGCTATTGCAATGAAATCAACCGGAAAAACCAATAGTTCGCTAATAGAACTGCAGGTAGAAGGAGGGATTCTTGAAGTTTCCTTTGTAGAGAAAAACGGATTTTTCACCCATGTTTTCCTGAAAGGGCCTGCGAATTTTGTTTTTAAAGGTGAAGTTTCAGTAGGTTAG
- a CDS encoding Do family serine endopeptidase, which yields MNRFSSLLVVSLLSGTITLGAYKLFFEPNNGFGSKLSIASDNYTRNVSLGMENSDLSAAAENAVHFVVHVKNVSVSEVPSNPIMEYFYGYRGGQQQTQIGTGSGVIISQDGYIVTNNHVIQNATELEVTLNNNKSYKAKLIGTDSKMDIALLKVDADEKLPYATFGNSDNMKIGEWVLAVGNPYNLNSTVTAGIVSAKARDLSNTGIQSFIQTDAAVNPGNSGGALVNTRGELVGINTMISSPTGSYTGYSFAVPSNITRKIIEDLMEYGNVQRGALGVEGQELNSAVSKEFDIKQTQGFYVNSVSKNSGAEKAGLKKGDIIVKLDNQTVNSFSDLTSYINTKRPNDVVQVGILRNNENKTIPVKLTKKELINVDYKGFEFEELSTQDKKRFRLNEGIKIKDVTNEEYQEYAEILRGSIILSIDGNKITSMDQASRILNSKTNNQRFRVVLITQNGKQLEMIL from the coding sequence ATGAATAGATTTTCAAGCTTATTAGTCGTATCTCTGTTAAGCGGAACTATAACGCTTGGCGCATACAAATTATTCTTCGAACCGAATAACGGCTTCGGAAGCAAATTATCAATTGCTTCAGACAATTATACAAGAAACGTAAGTCTGGGTATGGAGAACAGTGATTTATCCGCAGCTGCAGAAAATGCGGTCCACTTTGTGGTGCACGTAAAGAACGTTTCCGTTTCTGAAGTACCTTCGAATCCAATTATGGAATACTTCTACGGATACCGCGGAGGGCAGCAGCAAACACAGATAGGAACCGGTTCGGGCGTAATTATTTCCCAAGACGGTTATATCGTAACCAACAATCACGTAATTCAGAACGCTACCGAATTGGAAGTCACCCTGAACAACAACAAATCATACAAAGCAAAATTAATAGGCACCGACAGTAAGATGGACATCGCCTTATTAAAAGTAGATGCCGATGAAAAACTGCCTTACGCGACATTTGGAAACTCAGACAACATGAAAATTGGCGAATGGGTTCTGGCTGTTGGAAATCCGTACAACCTGAATTCGACAGTTACTGCGGGAATTGTTTCGGCTAAGGCAAGGGATTTGAGCAATACCGGCATCCAATCCTTCATTCAAACTGACGCAGCGGTAAATCCAGGAAACAGTGGTGGCGCTTTAGTAAACACCCGAGGAGAATTAGTCGGAATCAACACCATGATTTCATCACCAACAGGAAGCTATACCGGTTATTCCTTTGCAGTCCCTTCAAATATCACCCGAAAAATCATTGAAGATTTAATGGAATACGGAAATGTGCAACGTGGGGCTTTGGGAGTTGAAGGACAGGAATTAAACAGCGCAGTTTCTAAAGAATTTGACATCAAGCAGACCCAAGGTTTTTATGTTAACTCCGTTTCAAAGAACTCTGGAGCAGAAAAAGCCGGTTTGAAAAAAGGAGACATTATTGTCAAACTGGACAACCAGACAGTAAACAGTTTTTCGGATTTAACGTCCTATATCAACACAAAAAGACCTAACGATGTGGTTCAGGTAGGCATCCTGAGAAACAACGAGAACAAAACAATACCAGTAAAATTAACCAAAAAAGAACTGATCAATGTTGACTACAAGGGCTTTGAATTTGAAGAATTAAGCACTCAGGACAAAAAACGTTTCCGATTAAATGAAGGTATAAAAATCAAAGATGTTACCAATGAAGAATACCAGGAATATGCCGAAATTTTAAGAGGAAGCATCATCCTTAGTATCGACGGAAATAAAATAACATCGATGGATCAGGCTTCGAGAATTCTGAATTCCAAAACAAATAACCAAAGATTTAGAGTCGTATTGATTACCCAAAATGGCAAACAATTAGAAATGATATTATAA
- a CDS encoding glyceraldehyde-3-phosphate dehydrogenase, protein MDNSVLYEKELAFQADRRRAGVELIKIISDLWYDKSIELVLFRNQLIDRNVSDIINLHEYAVEFVQKPINVFDSVEIARAIQALDLPPSRIDIGKLTYEYHLEDDKYNDATAFVIDKLKNAKDTSEIKPKDVVLYGFGRIGRLLAREMMSKIGKGQQLRLRAIVTRDKNDAVLLEKRASLLRYDSVHGDFEGSVTADVENNALIINGSTVHIITANSPEEIDYTKYGINDALVIDNTGAFTTEEALSRHLTSKGADKVLLTAPGKGVPNIVYGVNHEDYNPDEVKIYSAASCTTNAITPVLAAIEETLGVVKGHLETIHAYTNDQNLVDNMHKKYRRGRAAGLNMVITETGAGSAVAKALPSLAGKLTSNAIRVPVPNGSLVVLNLEVGKNTSKDDINAIMKRYALEGNLVEQIKYSLNNELVSSDIVGTSAPAIYDSNATIVAADGKNVVLYIWYDNEYGYSHQVIRLAKYISKVRRYMYY, encoded by the coding sequence ATGGACAATTCAGTTTTATACGAAAAAGAATTGGCTTTTCAGGCAGACAGAAGAAGAGCTGGAGTTGAACTTATCAAGATTATCAGCGATTTATGGTATGACAAATCGATAGAGTTGGTACTTTTCAGAAACCAATTAATCGACAGAAATGTTAGTGACATCATCAACCTGCACGAATATGCAGTTGAATTTGTTCAGAAACCAATCAACGTTTTCGATTCTGTGGAAATTGCAAGAGCTATCCAGGCTTTAGATTTACCACCCTCAAGAATTGACATTGGTAAACTGACATACGAGTACCATTTAGAAGATGACAAATACAATGACGCTACAGCGTTTGTTATCGACAAGTTGAAAAACGCTAAAGACACTTCTGAAATCAAACCAAAAGATGTGGTATTGTACGGATTTGGTCGTATTGGTCGTTTATTGGCTCGTGAAATGATGTCGAAAATCGGAAAAGGACAACAATTACGTTTAAGAGCAATTGTTACCCGCGATAAAAACGATGCTGTTTTATTGGAAAAACGTGCTTCTTTATTACGTTACGATTCAGTTCACGGTGACTTCGAAGGTTCTGTTACTGCTGATGTAGAAAACAACGCTTTGATCATCAACGGTTCTACTGTTCATATCATCACCGCAAATTCTCCAGAAGAAATTGATTATACAAAATACGGAATCAACGACGCTTTAGTAATTGACAACACTGGTGCTTTCACAACTGAAGAAGCATTAAGTCGTCACTTAACTTCTAAAGGAGCTGATAAAGTATTATTAACAGCTCCAGGTAAAGGTGTTCCAAACATCGTTTACGGTGTTAACCACGAAGATTACAACCCGGATGAAGTAAAAATCTACTCTGCTGCTTCTTGTACAACCAACGCAATTACGCCGGTTCTAGCAGCTATCGAAGAGACTTTAGGAGTTGTTAAAGGACACTTAGAGACTATCCACGCTTATACAAATGATCAAAACCTTGTGGACAACATGCACAAAAAATACCGTCGTGGTAGAGCTGCAGGTTTAAACATGGTTATCACTGAAACAGGAGCTGGTAGCGCTGTTGCAAAAGCATTACCTAGTTTAGCAGGAAAATTGACTTCAAACGCTATCCGTGTACCAGTACCGAATGGATCTTTGGTAGTTTTAAATCTTGAAGTGGGCAAAAACACTTCTAAAGATGATATCAACGCTATCATGAAACGTTATGCTTTAGAAGGCAACTTAGTAGAGCAAATAAAATATTCATTGAACAACGAATTAGTATCTTCTGACATTGTTGGAACTTCGGCTCCTGCTATCTATGACAGCAATGCTACTATTGTTGCTGCAGACGGTAAAAACGTTGTACTTTACATCTGGTATGATAACGAGTACGGGTACAGCCACCAGGTTATCCGTTTAGCGAAATACATTTCTAAAGTTAGACGTTACATGTACTATTAA
- a CDS encoding alpha/beta hydrolase produces the protein MKRALLFFMLIGGVITTSAQKSKLKNLTEPQPFVLGEIQQINSKILSEKRTLNIYLPEGYKETDTVKYPVIYLLDGSADEDFIHVVGLVQYNNFSWINRIPQSIVVGIANTDRRRDFTSPSAFPETKEQFPTAGGSEKFVSFIEKELQPFIEKKYRTNNSKTIIGQSLGGLLASEILFTKPFLFDKYIIVSPSLWWNDGALLKTKPLISENQFSQNTSIYIGVGKEGLGPVFDNHVMEVDANLLYDKIKNSENKNIQVYFDYLPQEDHATVTHPALFNAFRILYPKKEN, from the coding sequence ATGAAAAGAGCTTTATTGTTTTTTATGCTGATAGGCGGAGTAATCACAACATCCGCTCAAAAAAGCAAGCTAAAAAATCTGACCGAACCCCAACCTTTTGTTTTAGGCGAGATTCAGCAGATTAATTCAAAAATATTATCCGAGAAGAGAACGCTCAACATTTATTTACCGGAAGGATACAAAGAAACAGACACCGTAAAATACCCGGTAATTTATTTACTTGACGGTTCTGCTGATGAAGACTTCATTCATGTTGTCGGTTTGGTTCAATACAACAACTTCTCATGGATTAACCGTATCCCGCAATCCATTGTCGTTGGGATCGCCAATACCGACCGACGCAGGGATTTTACTTCCCCATCTGCCTTTCCGGAAACAAAAGAACAGTTCCCTACTGCCGGCGGTTCGGAGAAATTCGTTTCGTTTATTGAAAAAGAGCTTCAGCCGTTTATTGAAAAGAAATACAGAACCAACAATTCGAAAACCATTATCGGACAATCCTTGGGCGGACTCTTAGCTAGCGAAATCCTCTTTACCAAACCGTTTCTTTTTGACAAATACATCATTGTAAGTCCAAGCCTATGGTGGAATGACGGAGCTCTTTTGAAAACAAAACCTTTGATTTCTGAAAATCAATTTTCTCAAAATACAAGCATTTATATCGGCGTAGGAAAAGAAGGCCTTGGACCCGTTTTTGACAATCATGTAATGGAAGTCGATGCCAATCTGTTATACGATAAAATCAAAAATTCCGAAAACAAAAACATTCAGGTTTATTTCGATTATCTGCCGCAAGAGGATCACGCTACCGTAACCCATCCAGCGTTATTTAATGCTTTTCGAATTCTATATCCCAAAAAAGAAAACTGA
- a CDS encoding GNAT family N-acetyltransferase, which yields MKLQPILENKIVKLIPLQEQDFEALYQVACDPLIWEQHPNKDRYKREVFQNFFEGAIQSKGAFLIIDKTNTGVIGSTRFYDLNESEKSVLIGYTFYGRNYWGSTYNPMVKKLMLDYAFQFVDKVYFHIGAQNIRSQKAIERLGAVKVRETEVAYHGEPEKLNFEYRIEKKNWK from the coding sequence ATGAAACTGCAACCCATTCTGGAAAACAAAATCGTAAAATTAATCCCGCTTCAAGAACAGGATTTCGAGGCTTTATATCAAGTGGCTTGCGACCCACTGATTTGGGAACAGCATCCGAACAAAGACCGATATAAAAGAGAAGTTTTTCAAAACTTTTTCGAGGGAGCCATACAATCAAAAGGAGCCTTTTTAATAATCGACAAAACAAATACCGGCGTTATCGGAAGCACCCGTTTCTACGATTTAAATGAATCAGAAAAAAGCGTTCTTATCGGATACACTTTTTATGGAAGAAATTATTGGGGATCTACTTATAATCCCATGGTAAAAAAACTGATGCTGGATTATGCTTTTCAATTTGTAGACAAAGTATACTTTCATATTGGCGCACAAAATATCCGTTCTCAGAAAGCCATTGAACGACTTGGCGCGGTTAAAGTCCGCGAAACAGAAGTGGCTTATCATGGAGAACCGGAAAAACTTAATTTTGAGTATCGGATTGAGAAAAAAAATTGGAAATAA
- a CDS encoding sphingomyelin phosphodiesterase: protein MKKILYFLVVAAMVSCDTEQLQNESEPIQTSSAKLAEVTESLKVMSYNVYQLPSIMPQYKSRDRAAALYTYISTLGANSPDVLVIEEGFNTNFGNEFLAKIKTLYPYATPLLGLYCGSGGGTSLYPNDWNSYSGACGNSIFYVNGGTIILSKYPILAKHQLVYVNKISSLEGNSNRGVAYAVINKNGKKFHVFGTHTASEQPGYPGRATREKQFAEMRAFKNKFNIPVSEPVIYAGDMNVEYTLTSEYDTMKSILNASVDYYFDPLTMRGTYSNQNTVVQYQGYTSYNNTLDYVLYSNEHKLPSQIAPMQQLIAKYPNLGDVSDHDPVLINYVFNY, encoded by the coding sequence ATGAAAAAAATCCTTTATTTTTTAGTTGTTGCAGCTATGGTTTCGTGTGATACCGAACAGTTGCAGAATGAATCTGAACCTATACAAACAAGTTCAGCTAAATTGGCAGAAGTAACCGAATCACTTAAAGTGATGAGTTACAATGTTTATCAGTTGCCTTCAATTATGCCTCAGTATAAAAGCAGGGACAGGGCTGCGGCATTGTATACATATATCAGCACGCTGGGCGCAAATTCTCCTGATGTTTTGGTAATCGAAGAAGGTTTTAATACCAATTTCGGCAATGAATTTTTAGCCAAAATCAAAACACTCTATCCCTACGCTACTCCTTTACTGGGATTGTATTGTGGTTCCGGAGGAGGAACAAGTCTGTATCCGAACGATTGGAACAGTTATAGCGGAGCATGTGGCAATTCGATTTTCTATGTTAACGGAGGGACTATTATCCTAAGTAAATATCCGATTTTAGCAAAACATCAGTTGGTATATGTGAACAAAATCAGCTCTTTAGAAGGAAATTCCAATAGAGGTGTGGCCTATGCAGTTATTAATAAAAATGGAAAAAAGTTCCATGTTTTCGGCACGCATACTGCTTCAGAACAGCCTGGATACCCTGGAAGAGCAACTCGTGAAAAGCAATTTGCTGAAATGCGCGCTTTCAAAAACAAATTCAATATCCCCGTTTCCGAGCCTGTTATTTATGCCGGTGATATGAACGTGGAATATACACTGACTTCAGAATATGATACAATGAAAAGTATTTTGAATGCAAGTGTGGATTATTATTTTGATCCATTGACCATGAGGGGAACGTATTCCAATCAGAATACTGTGGTGCAATATCAGGGATACACAAGCTATAATAATACACTGGATTATGTTTTGTACAGCAATGAGCATAAATTGCCTTCTCAGATCGCTCCAATGCAGCAGCTAATAGCTAAATATCCGAATTTGGGTGATGTTTCCGATCACGATCCGGTTTTGATTAACTATGTTTTTAATTATTGA
- a CDS encoding peptidoglycan endopeptidase — protein sequence MKFSKSLSFLFLLLSVSVFAQKRISHKVVSGESVYSIAKRYNVTEEEIFELNPKAKGLLQLDMVLYIPNNSKKKNDEKAAKFVPKGPSHKVESGESLYTIAKKYDTSVEKLRDVNPQLESDNLQLGELLALPKGIKKQEEEKLSKAERRKIDKLQGKLQKHTVASGESFYVIAKKYNISVEELKKVNPQIENDKLDVKDVVFIPGTEEIAVKEKKGREEKKKERENNKTENTEEKINAVDHVASVFHEVLPKETKYGISKRYGITIAELEKLNPQIINGLDVGQKLIIKGAAKGDEVKITKEIVVSNDTDETDLASNAETSEIKKEVLPLSADASMKADFLIEKASENLGVRYRGGGTDKNGFDCSGLMFSTFKNIDMTLPRSSSDMAANSGVKIDKSQAQKGDLIFFATRGRWVGHVGMVTEVLDDEIKFIHSSTSSGVIISSTKESYYAKRFVQINRVLN from the coding sequence ATGAAATTTTCAAAATCACTTTCTTTTCTATTCCTGCTCCTGTCTGTATCTGTTTTTGCTCAAAAAAGAATCAGTCATAAGGTAGTAAGCGGAGAGTCTGTTTATAGTATTGCCAAAAGATACAATGTGACGGAAGAAGAAATTTTCGAACTAAACCCAAAAGCTAAAGGTCTGTTGCAATTGGATATGGTGCTTTACATTCCTAATAATTCCAAGAAAAAGAATGATGAGAAAGCAGCTAAATTTGTTCCCAAAGGGCCTTCGCATAAAGTGGAATCGGGTGAATCGTTATATACCATTGCTAAAAAATACGATACTTCGGTAGAAAAACTTAGAGATGTCAATCCGCAATTGGAATCGGATAATTTGCAATTGGGAGAGTTGTTGGCTTTGCCAAAAGGCATTAAAAAGCAGGAGGAAGAAAAACTTTCAAAAGCAGAAAGAAGGAAAATCGATAAACTTCAAGGTAAATTGCAAAAACATACGGTTGCTTCTGGAGAATCATTTTATGTGATTGCTAAAAAGTACAATATTTCTGTTGAAGAATTAAAAAAAGTTAATCCGCAAATCGAAAATGATAAGCTGGATGTCAAAGATGTAGTGTTTATTCCGGGCACTGAAGAAATTGCAGTAAAAGAAAAGAAGGGCAGAGAAGAGAAAAAGAAAGAAAGAGAAAACAACAAAACTGAAAACACAGAAGAGAAGATAAATGCTGTTGATCATGTTGCTTCAGTTTTTCATGAGGTGTTGCCTAAGGAAACGAAATACGGTATATCAAAGCGCTACGGTATAACTATTGCAGAGTTAGAAAAGCTTAATCCTCAAATCATCAATGGCTTGGATGTAGGTCAAAAGTTAATTATAAAAGGTGCAGCTAAAGGTGATGAGGTCAAGATAACTAAAGAGATTGTAGTAAGTAATGATACTGATGAAACGGATTTAGCTTCTAATGCGGAAACTTCTGAAATTAAAAAGGAGGTGCTTCCATTATCTGCAGATGCTTCGATGAAAGCTGATTTCCTTATTGAAAAGGCTTCTGAAAATTTAGGAGTGCGTTACCGAGGCGGAGGAACTGATAAAAACGGGTTTGATTGCTCGGGATTGATGTTTTCCACTTTTAAAAATATTGACATGACCTTGCCTAGATCGTCATCAGACATGGCGGCAAATTCGGGTGTGAAAATCGATAAAAGTCAGGCGCAAAAAGGTGATTTGATTTTCTTTGCCACTCGTGGCAGATGGGTAGGTCATGTGGGGATGGTCACTGAGGTTTTGGATGATGAAATTAAGTTTATTCATTCGTCTACCAGTTCAGGTGTAATTATTTCCTCTACTAAAGAGTCATATTATGCAAAACGATTTGTGCAGATTAACCGAGTTCTAAATTAA
- a CDS encoding TlpA family protein disulfide reductase, with protein MKKIIVIVVVLVGIVGFLNIDKIQDAFFGSDLPEPTSIVFEKQLPLFSYNWNLVGRTGSSISFMEYGGRDVIVNYWSPNVPESVEELKIWAKLYEDYKDKVFFIFVTNDSQQDVNKFLQDTGYLFPVYYSGSTPLKSIVLDKAPKTYLITKKGRVVVDYTGAANWNSDYFRNILDGLIKKKFKK; from the coding sequence ATGAAGAAAATAATTGTAATAGTTGTAGTTTTGGTAGGGATAGTTGGATTTTTAAATATTGATAAAATCCAGGATGCTTTTTTCGGATCAGATTTACCGGAGCCTACAAGTATAGTTTTTGAAAAGCAACTGCCTTTGTTTTCTTATAATTGGAATCTGGTCGGTCGGACAGGTAGTTCAATTTCCTTTATGGAATATGGGGGGAGAGATGTTATTGTTAACTATTGGTCGCCAAATGTACCTGAATCGGTCGAAGAATTAAAGATTTGGGCTAAATTGTATGAAGATTATAAAGACAAAGTGTTTTTTATTTTCGTTACAAATGATTCGCAGCAGGATGTAAATAAGTTCCTTCAAGATACCGGATATCTTTTTCCGGTTTATTATTCCGGCAGTACGCCTTTGAAGTCAATTGTACTGGACAAGGCGCCAAAAACATATCTGATTACCAAAAAAGGAAGAGTAGTTGTTGATTATACGGGTGCAGCCAATTGGAATTCTGATTATTTTAGAAATATTCTAGATGGTTTAATAAAGAAAAAGTTTAAAAAATAA
- a CDS encoding aconitate hydratase: MAFDIEMIEKVYANMASRVDKARELVGRPLTLSEKILYSHLWEGTPSHAFTRGKDYVDFAPDRVACQDATAQMALLQFMHAGKNKVAVPTTVHCDHLIQAKVGAKTDLEVANTQSKEVFDFLSSVSNKYGIGFWKPGSGIIHQIVLENYAFPGGMMIGTDSHTVNAGGLGMLAIGVGGADAVDVMSGMSWELKFPKLIGVKLTGKLSGWTAPKDVILKVADILTVKGGTGAIVEYFGEGAESMSCTGKGTICNMGAEIGATTSTFGYDDSMRRYLTATGRQAVVNAADKVASYLTADAEVYANPEKYFDQLIEINLSELEPHINGPFTPDRGTPVSQMKAEAAANGWPIKVEWGLIGSCTNSSYEDMSRAASIVEQAVAHGITPKAEFGINPGSEQIRYTIERDGIIATFEKLGTKVFTNACGPCIGQWDREGADKQEKNTIVHSFNRNFSKRADGNPNTHAFVTSPEMVAAIAISGRLDFNPITDSLINDKGEEVKLVAPTGDELPKRGFDVEDAGFQAPAADGSSVEVVVSPTSDRLQLLAPFTPWDGKNISGAKLLIKAFGKCTTDHISMAGPWLRFRGHLDNISNNMLIGAENAFNGRANAVKNQLTGEYAEVPAVQRAYKAAGVSSIVVGDHNYGEGSSREHAAMEPRFLGVKAVLVKSFARIHETNLKKQGMLALTFANEADYDKIQEDDTINFLDLTEFAPGKPLTLEFIHTNGSKDVIMANHTYNESQIGWFVAGSALNLIAAGKA, from the coding sequence ATGGCTTTTGATATAGAAATGATTGAAAAAGTGTACGCAAATATGGCTTCTCGTGTGGATAAAGCGCGTGAGTTGGTTGGTCGTCCACTTACCTTATCTGAAAAGATTTTATATTCTCACCTTTGGGAAGGAACTCCTTCTCATGCTTTCACAAGAGGAAAAGATTATGTTGATTTCGCGCCGGACAGAGTAGCATGTCAGGATGCAACAGCTCAGATGGCTTTGTTGCAGTTCATGCACGCCGGAAAAAATAAAGTTGCTGTTCCGACAACAGTGCACTGTGACCACTTGATCCAGGCTAAAGTTGGTGCTAAAACTGACTTAGAGGTTGCTAATACACAATCAAAAGAAGTTTTTGATTTCCTTTCCTCGGTTTCTAACAAATACGGAATCGGATTCTGGAAACCAGGATCAGGAATTATTCACCAAATCGTATTGGAAAACTATGCATTCCCCGGAGGTATGATGATCGGTACGGATTCTCACACTGTAAACGCAGGTGGTTTAGGGATGTTGGCTATAGGAGTTGGTGGTGCTGATGCGGTAGATGTTATGTCCGGCATGTCTTGGGAGTTGAAATTTCCTAAACTAATTGGAGTAAAATTGACCGGAAAATTAAGCGGTTGGACTGCTCCAAAAGACGTAATCCTAAAGGTAGCTGATATCCTTACTGTAAAAGGTGGTACAGGGGCTATCGTAGAATATTTTGGTGAAGGTGCTGAGTCTATGTCGTGTACCGGAAAAGGTACAATCTGTAACATGGGTGCTGAAATAGGAGCTACAACTTCTACTTTCGGTTACGATGATTCAATGAGAAGATATTTAACGGCAACAGGTCGTCAGGCTGTGGTGAACGCCGCTGATAAAGTGGCGTCTTATTTAACTGCTGATGCCGAGGTTTATGCTAATCCTGAGAAATATTTTGATCAACTGATTGAAATCAATTTGTCAGAATTGGAACCACACATCAACGGACCTTTCACACCGGACAGAGGTACTCCTGTTTCTCAGATGAAAGCAGAAGCGGCAGCTAACGGATGGCCGATAAAAGTAGAGTGGGGATTAATTGGTTCTTGTACAAACTCGTCTTATGAAGATATGTCAAGAGCTGCTTCTATCGTGGAACAAGCGGTAGCGCACGGAATTACCCCTAAAGCCGAATTTGGAATTAATCCGGGTTCTGAACAAATCCGTTACACTATCGAAAGAGACGGCATTATCGCTACTTTCGAAAAATTGGGAACAAAAGTGTTTACTAATGCTTGCGGACCATGTATCGGACAATGGGACAGAGAAGGTGCTGACAAACAAGAGAAAAACACTATCGTACATTCATTCAACCGTAACTTCTCTAAGAGAGCTGACGGTAACCCGAATACACACGCATTTGTAACATCTCCGGAGATGGTTGCTGCGATAGCAATTTCAGGTCGTTTGGATTTCAATCCAATTACTGATTCATTAATCAATGATAAAGGTGAAGAAGTGAAATTGGTAGCCCCAACAGGTGATGAATTGCCAAAAAGAGGTTTCGACGTAGAGGATGCCGGATTTCAGGCTCCAGCAGCAGATGGTTCTTCTGTGGAAGTAGTAGTCTCTCCAACTTCAGACCGTTTACAATTATTAGCTCCGTTCACGCCTTGGGACGGCAAGAATATTTCGGGTGCTAAATTGTTGATCAAAGCATTCGGAAAATGTACTACAGACCATATTTCTATGGCTGGGCCTTGGTTGCGTTTCCGTGGTCACTTGGATAATATTTCAAATAACATGTTAATTGGTGCTGAAAACGCTTTCAACGGAAGAGCAAACGCTGTTAAAAATCAATTAACAGGTGAGTATGCGGAAGTTCCGGCAGTTCAGAGGGCATACAAAGCCGCAGGAGTTTCTTCTATAGTTGTGGGTGATCACAATTACGGAGAGGGTTCTTCCCGTGAGCATGCTGCTATGGAACCACGTTTCTTAGGGGTTAAGGCGGTATTGGTGAAGTCATTTGCCCGTATCCACGAAACAAACCTTAAAAAACAAGGTATGTTAGCGTTAACGTTTGCTAATGAGGCGGATTACGATAAAATCCAGGAAGATGATACTATCAACTTCTTAGATTTGACAGAATTTGCACCTGGAAAACCATTGACATTGGAGTTTATACACACAAATGGTTCTAAAGATGTAATTATGGCTAACCATACTTACAACGAAAGTCAGATTGGCTGGTTTGTTGCGGGTTCGGCATTAAACTTAATTGCCGCCGGTAAAGCTTAA